In a genomic window of Nitrospira sp. ND1:
- a CDS encoding thiamine pyrophosphate-binding protein: protein MIKVADFIIHTLAERGIDKMFVVYGAANGDLIDAFTRTAATEYVAVMHEQAGGFAAEAYAKVKGVPGVAIATSGPGGMNLLTAMGNCFYDSVPCVFMTGQINSRFLRPDPAIRQIGFQETDIVAMAAPVTKYAKMILKPEDVRYELEKALWLCQEGRPGPVLLDIPLDVQKTMIDAKKLIGFEPPAAVSFDLTVVDEQISRFITELQHAERPVILVGGGVRLADAQDDVRALGRRLNVPCFPTWNALDVISSDYENYGGRVGTYGGAGRNFGIQNSDLLLSIGSRISGRITGGNVQSFARQAKKFLVEIDPAMVQRKFQQVPFDVNILCDAKVFTQRLLIALDRRSKPLPNYSGWTERVMEWKRQYDPVRPEFFAQRERVHPYAFMRRLSEKMGATDILVGDCGGNIVVSNHAFETKYGQRNLTNNGNSPMGFSFAGAMGAWFAAPSRQVVCTIGDGGFNMNPQELQTFINYGVKVKTFILNNHIYGITKAYQETNFQGRAEACGPKGYNPPDFLKIVQAYGIKTVAIHNHAEMDAKIEEVLQFDGPVVCDVDMHEFHTYEPRIFGWKTPIEDMYPYLPREEFRANMVIEPAEGWMNPEYPDVVRRNDRSQP, encoded by the coding sequence ATGATCAAGGTTGCAGACTTCATCATTCATACATTGGCGGAGCGCGGAATCGACAAGATGTTCGTGGTCTACGGCGCCGCCAACGGTGACCTGATCGATGCGTTTACACGCACCGCCGCCACGGAATACGTCGCCGTCATGCACGAGCAGGCCGGCGGGTTTGCAGCCGAGGCCTATGCAAAAGTGAAGGGCGTGCCCGGTGTAGCCATCGCCACCAGCGGACCGGGCGGGATGAATCTTCTCACGGCGATGGGCAACTGCTTTTATGACTCCGTGCCCTGCGTCTTTATGACCGGCCAGATCAATTCCCGGTTCCTCCGGCCCGATCCTGCCATTCGCCAGATCGGATTCCAGGAGACCGACATCGTCGCCATGGCGGCTCCGGTCACGAAGTACGCGAAAATGATTCTGAAGCCCGAAGATGTTCGGTATGAGCTGGAGAAAGCGCTGTGGCTTTGCCAGGAAGGACGGCCGGGACCGGTACTGTTGGATATTCCCCTCGATGTCCAAAAGACGATGATCGATGCCAAGAAGCTCATCGGCTTCGAGCCCCCGGCCGCCGTGAGTTTCGACCTCACGGTGGTCGATGAGCAGATCTCCCGGTTTATCACCGAGCTCCAACATGCTGAACGACCGGTCATTCTCGTCGGCGGCGGCGTCCGCCTCGCGGATGCCCAGGATGACGTGCGCGCCTTGGGACGGCGGTTGAACGTGCCCTGTTTTCCGACCTGGAATGCCTTGGACGTGATCAGCTCGGACTATGAAAACTACGGCGGCCGGGTCGGCACGTACGGGGGAGCCGGCCGGAACTTCGGAATTCAAAACAGTGACTTGCTGCTGTCGATCGGCAGCCGTATCTCCGGCCGCATTACCGGCGGCAATGTCCAAAGCTTTGCGCGCCAGGCCAAGAAGTTCCTGGTGGAAATCGATCCGGCCATGGTGCAACGGAAGTTTCAGCAGGTTCCTTTCGATGTGAACATTCTCTGCGACGCCAAGGTGTTCACTCAGCGCCTGTTGATCGCCCTCGATCGGCGGAGCAAACCATTGCCGAACTATTCGGGCTGGACAGAACGGGTGATGGAATGGAAACGCCAGTACGATCCCGTCCGGCCTGAATTTTTCGCCCAGCGTGAGCGGGTGCACCCCTATGCATTCATGCGTCGCCTTTCCGAAAAGATGGGTGCCACGGATATTCTCGTCGGGGATTGCGGCGGCAATATCGTCGTCAGCAACCATGCCTTTGAAACTAAATACGGGCAGCGGAATCTCACGAACAACGGCAACTCTCCCATGGGATTCTCGTTTGCCGGAGCGATGGGTGCCTGGTTTGCCGCGCCAAGCCGTCAAGTGGTCTGCACCATCGGGGACGGGGGCTTCAACATGAATCCTCAGGAACTGCAGACCTTCATCAATTACGGCGTCAAAGTTAAAACCTTCATTCTCAATAATCACATTTACGGAATCACCAAGGCCTACCAGGAGACCAATTTTCAGGGCCGCGCGGAGGCCTGCGGGCCGAAGGGCTACAACCCTCCCGATTTTCTGAAGATCGTGCAGGCCTACGGAATCAAGACGGTGGCCATCCACAACCATGCCGAGATGGATGCGAAGATTGAAGAGGTACTGCAATTCGACGGGCCGGTGGTCTGCGATGTGGACATGCATGAATTCCACACCTACGAGCCCAGGATCTTCGGATGGAAGACGCCCATCGAGGATATGTATCCCTATCTGCCGCGTGAAGAATTCCGAGCCAACATGGTTATCGAACCGGCTGAGGGCTGGATGAACCCGGAATACCCGGACGTCGTTCGCCGGAACGATCGGTCACAGCCGTAA
- a CDS encoding glycosyltransferase family 9 protein, translated as MLHESTQNSRAMLIQLARLGDLVQSLPAIEALVDADPETPLDVLCSAPLATVLGEARNIGRVIPWDGARWRAWGEQWSEDPHGTLRAAQAYLAGLGESTYGRIYPLNQHNRSLLLTHLFSSPSVRADWDDRSEARIRPWAEYLRHIATHRGNNRVHLADAWCGMSGVRPRGRAPLFQPPAVELPDDLAPIGERQGLWIALVTGAGETDRCVSPATWGRWTKEFLTQTDAGQVVLIGSGRERETGQAILELVPTLLQGRVWDATGRTSIPQLMKLLHKCRWVIGADTGPLHLGTLMGSRAIGFYFSHARVHETGPYGEGHWVYQHATQAPPDSWPIRESIALICDDQRRAAADWTLWRNRMDHWGTSFDDGSEQERVEGARATVWRNLSPTLCESVAA; from the coding sequence ATGCTGCATGAGTCCACACAAAACAGCCGGGCGATGCTGATCCAACTGGCCAGATTAGGAGATCTGGTGCAGTCCCTTCCTGCGATCGAAGCCTTGGTGGATGCCGATCCTGAAACGCCATTGGATGTCCTTTGTTCGGCCCCCTTGGCAACGGTCCTTGGTGAAGCTCGAAACATCGGCCGTGTCATTCCCTGGGATGGCGCGCGATGGCGGGCCTGGGGCGAGCAGTGGTCGGAAGACCCGCACGGAACTCTTCGCGCCGCGCAGGCGTATCTTGCAGGGCTCGGGGAGAGCACCTACGGCCGGATCTACCCGCTGAATCAACACAACCGTAGCCTTCTGCTGACGCATCTATTTTCCAGCCCGAGTGTGCGCGCGGATTGGGACGACCGTTCAGAGGCGCGCATACGTCCATGGGCCGAGTATCTCCGGCATATCGCGACACACCGTGGGAACAATCGGGTGCATCTGGCCGATGCCTGGTGCGGCATGAGTGGAGTCAGGCCACGAGGTCGGGCGCCGCTCTTCCAGCCTCCGGCCGTCGAGCTTCCCGACGACCTCGCTCCCATCGGCGAACGGCAGGGTCTCTGGATCGCGTTGGTCACCGGCGCAGGAGAGACGGATCGTTGTGTCTCACCGGCCACATGGGGCCGATGGACCAAAGAGTTTCTGACACAGACAGACGCAGGACAGGTCGTGCTGATCGGAAGCGGACGCGAGCGTGAAACCGGACAGGCCATTCTCGAATTGGTTCCCACGTTGCTCCAAGGGCGTGTCTGGGACGCGACCGGCCGCACAAGCATCCCTCAGTTGATGAAGCTCCTCCACAAGTGCCGATGGGTAATCGGAGCCGACACCGGTCCGCTTCATTTGGGGACGTTGATGGGAAGTCGAGCCATAGGATTCTATTTTTCTCATGCCCGGGTGCACGAAACCGGCCCATACGGAGAAGGGCATTGGGTGTATCAACATGCCACGCAGGCCCCGCCTGACAGCTGGCCCATCAGGGAAAGTATCGCGTTGATCTGCGACGACCAGCGTCGTGCGGCGGCCGATTGGACTCTCTGGAGGAATCGTATGGACCACTGGGGGACGAGTTTTGATGACGGTTCAGAGCAGGAGCGCGTCGAGGGCGCCCGCGCGACTGTCTGGCGAAACCTCTCTCCGACACTGTGCGAATCGGTTGCCGCATGA
- a CDS encoding glycosyltransferase — MSQGARETNRVTPLDVEYYQFCREQLRPYFGRVMWASQGLPLRHVVMQELVRLEASRQGAGPFHILEVGSWAGGSAITWAEALTRHHRADGRVVCVDPWKPYFDVKKRPDAAVYREMSDALANDTIYELFLHNITTAGHAGLVLPLRGAATAMLPALPRNYFDLVFVDGDHSYAAVLADIQAAGGLIKDGGVLCGDDLERQSFEIDQAYARTQIESDYIRDPRSGHEYHPGVTLAVGELFGEVSQVAGCWAVRKRGTGWERFDMSPARCSEDRIPAHLIRRDPTVDQEFQRWREQRSRPASVAVPRGAERGEQVRTASAVSRASVAAPRQRALLIQLDFQTWATARPWTYSAAFGVQEGLRANGVECVTVPAIAENACSTPASWVYHARKALAGQHFDQVWLWLIHTPLDQATLEWVAQLAPVRVGVLMESLRYDADDYSWAPQLKGRAAHLEAQLPYLTHVLAPDEQDAAELRTRGFANVLWWPPMVPERFIVTPAGAPTQPQAVFHGTPYGRRQHWVSEPSLSRRLQYAKGAQPPTNNQQLFDQLQQVAAQYLAEGHAVTDEAIREYAQSLQQIRLAEFNEWMGHLAQWPAIVNLPSLAKFYGGRVIEAMAAGRPVISWDIPGHPKNRGLFEPEKDILLFPQDAPEALAGQIDRILHDRALAESLAQRAQGKIKRYHTAERRLQGTLEWIRTGQTPDYGLSEQANSPSAAQTTVPAPAAQSSPSATGLPTADPISHPSAKVSMDQNAFYVDLFVNKPAWSTPEPNADEAARWSKIASFLEHVVRQTRRETPGRTLRILDVGCGRGWLTNLATVYGTCEGIEPVAGVVEHARRMFPHIRFEAGTPETVLARPDFMPFDIVLCSEVIEHVPHPEKPGFVSQLAQLLTSEGYLILTTPRGDVWEEWRRIAPPNQPVEDWVTEQQLGQLLADGGFHHLGLERIPIEVPSLRYFPAATAHDYRTKTLMPIYQVWACRRTAATGTHPVPFTRRPMVSVIVPTYNRPDRLRMALESLNSQQYQDFEVIVVNDGTTPVESVVAEMNRAGRTTLVNHDRNRGLAGARNTGLRHATGTYVAYLDDDDRFLPDHLGTLVAFLERGTHQVAYTDAWRVTEQEAGAEATVLRRDRPYSYEFDAQRLLVHNYIPVLCLMHRRSCLDEVGLFDESLFVHEDWDLWIRLATVYPFAHIAQTTAEFTWRTDGSSMTSHDHDAFCRTTDIIYRKYFPYVAAKPTMLEAQRHHLAGLKGRAKTPSYACSIVIPVWNNAALTRQCLTALAEVTDDVTYEVILVDNGSTDGVQDFLRTLGGDVQVIRNEENLGFAKACNQGARAARGEFLVFLNNDTIPLKGWLSALVEDIRAHADVAVVGSKLLFEDGSIQHAGVAFSRECLMPYHMYRGGRAEAACANRRRELQCVTAACMLVRRSVFEQVDGFDEGYRNGFEDVDLCLKIRKQEWKIVYQPKSVLYHLESKTPGRKIHELDNSQRLRERWGACWWVTDEDLLHFEDGYAIHTHVTDGILSYRLQVIADPETKTQRAILAEVQGAALRRDFNAVSAFLARVDEWPADPWILRWGVLVCLGVAQPQLAIPFWRRILTFEEDAYARIGLAKQALETGVFDEADFHLTALLQQDPSHGEGWLLRGIVAMQRNAYQQAEEAFERAKLSGADSRKASLGIVMAAMGAGRAEAAWSQLMALCANEPDDEECMHWLLRCGTMLQRWEAVASRLAAFVARNPGNVAMRFALAGVLLRSGRRGDAQREFERLRALSPTFEGMDELARQLAEAEGQLVPDHAA, encoded by the coding sequence ATGTCGCAAGGTGCACGTGAGACAAACCGAGTGACTCCGCTGGACGTTGAGTACTACCAATTCTGCCGCGAACAGCTGCGTCCCTATTTCGGTCGGGTGATGTGGGCATCGCAAGGACTCCCGCTTCGCCACGTAGTGATGCAGGAACTGGTGCGGCTGGAGGCCTCCCGGCAAGGTGCAGGTCCGTTTCATATTCTTGAGGTGGGATCATGGGCCGGGGGATCGGCTATTACGTGGGCCGAGGCGTTGACCCGGCATCATCGAGCCGACGGCCGTGTCGTCTGTGTGGATCCCTGGAAGCCGTATTTCGATGTGAAGAAGCGGCCGGACGCGGCCGTGTACCGTGAGATGTCCGACGCCTTGGCCAACGATACGATCTACGAGTTGTTTCTGCATAACATCACCACTGCCGGCCATGCGGGGCTGGTCCTTCCGCTTAGAGGGGCCGCCACAGCCATGTTGCCGGCCCTTCCGCGGAACTATTTCGATCTCGTCTTTGTCGACGGCGACCACTCCTATGCGGCAGTGCTGGCGGATATTCAGGCGGCCGGGGGCCTGATCAAGGATGGGGGCGTCTTGTGCGGTGACGATCTGGAACGTCAATCATTCGAAATCGACCAGGCCTATGCCCGCACTCAGATCGAGTCGGACTACATTCGCGATCCGCGATCGGGGCACGAATATCATCCCGGCGTCACGTTGGCCGTGGGGGAACTCTTCGGTGAAGTGTCCCAAGTGGCAGGGTGCTGGGCGGTGAGAAAACGCGGCACTGGTTGGGAACGCTTCGACATGTCACCGGCGCGCTGTTCTGAGGATCGTATTCCCGCTCATCTCATTCGCCGGGACCCCACGGTGGATCAGGAGTTTCAACGCTGGCGGGAACAACGAAGCCGACCGGCGAGTGTGGCTGTGCCCAGGGGAGCGGAACGCGGCGAACAGGTCCGGACTGCTTCGGCAGTTTCCAGAGCTTCTGTCGCCGCTCCTCGGCAACGAGCCCTGTTGATTCAATTGGATTTCCAAACCTGGGCCACCGCACGCCCTTGGACCTATAGCGCAGCTTTCGGTGTGCAGGAAGGTTTGCGGGCGAACGGCGTCGAGTGTGTCACCGTGCCGGCAATCGCCGAGAACGCCTGCTCCACGCCTGCGTCATGGGTCTACCATGCCAGGAAGGCCCTGGCCGGTCAGCACTTCGATCAGGTATGGCTCTGGCTCATCCATACGCCTCTCGACCAGGCTACGCTGGAATGGGTCGCTCAATTGGCGCCGGTGCGAGTCGGGGTCCTCATGGAGTCGCTTCGCTACGATGCGGACGACTATTCCTGGGCGCCACAGTTGAAAGGTCGTGCCGCACACTTGGAAGCGCAACTTCCCTATTTGACCCATGTGCTGGCGCCGGACGAGCAGGATGCCGCCGAGCTCCGGACGCGTGGATTCGCCAACGTGCTCTGGTGGCCGCCGATGGTTCCGGAACGGTTCATCGTTACTCCCGCCGGCGCTCCGACCCAGCCACAGGCTGTCTTCCATGGAACGCCGTATGGGCGGCGGCAGCATTGGGTGAGTGAGCCATCACTGAGCAGGCGTCTGCAATACGCGAAAGGGGCTCAGCCTCCTACGAACAATCAGCAGTTGTTCGATCAGTTGCAGCAAGTCGCGGCCCAATACCTGGCAGAAGGCCATGCAGTCACCGACGAGGCTATCCGGGAATATGCTCAATCCTTGCAACAGATCCGCCTCGCCGAATTCAACGAGTGGATGGGGCACCTGGCTCAATGGCCGGCTATCGTGAACCTGCCGAGCCTCGCCAAATTTTATGGCGGACGGGTCATCGAAGCCATGGCGGCCGGTCGACCGGTGATCTCCTGGGACATTCCCGGGCATCCGAAGAACAGGGGACTCTTCGAACCGGAGAAAGACATCCTGCTGTTCCCCCAGGATGCGCCTGAAGCCCTTGCCGGGCAGATCGACCGGATTCTGCATGATCGCGCATTGGCCGAGTCCCTGGCTCAGCGGGCGCAGGGCAAGATCAAACGGTATCACACAGCCGAACGACGCCTTCAGGGAACCTTGGAGTGGATTCGCACCGGACAGACTCCGGACTATGGCTTGTCGGAACAGGCAAACTCCCCATCCGCAGCCCAGACCACGGTTCCGGCGCCTGCAGCTCAATCCTCGCCGTCCGCCACAGGGTTGCCGACGGCAGACCCGATTTCCCACCCATCAGCCAAGGTGTCTATGGATCAGAATGCCTTTTATGTAGACCTATTCGTGAACAAACCGGCTTGGTCGACACCCGAACCGAACGCCGATGAAGCGGCGCGCTGGTCGAAGATTGCGTCGTTCCTTGAACATGTCGTGCGACAGACGCGGCGCGAGACTCCCGGTCGCACGCTACGCATTCTCGATGTGGGTTGTGGTCGAGGATGGCTGACGAATCTGGCGACAGTCTATGGGACCTGTGAAGGCATCGAGCCGGTGGCCGGCGTGGTCGAGCATGCGCGTCGGATGTTTCCCCACATTCGGTTCGAGGCGGGCACACCCGAGACGGTGTTGGCCAGGCCGGACTTCATGCCGTTCGATATCGTGCTCTGTTCAGAAGTCATTGAACATGTCCCCCATCCAGAGAAGCCGGGGTTCGTCAGCCAACTGGCGCAGCTCCTCACCAGTGAAGGCTATCTCATTCTGACGACTCCGCGCGGGGATGTGTGGGAAGAATGGCGACGCATCGCTCCGCCCAATCAGCCCGTTGAGGATTGGGTGACGGAGCAGCAGCTGGGCCAACTATTGGCCGACGGTGGCTTTCATCATTTGGGACTGGAACGCATTCCGATCGAAGTGCCTTCCCTCCGGTATTTCCCGGCGGCCACCGCCCATGACTATCGAACCAAGACACTCATGCCCATTTATCAGGTCTGGGCCTGCCGTCGCACGGCGGCGACGGGGACGCACCCGGTGCCGTTTACACGACGACCGATGGTGTCGGTGATTGTGCCGACCTATAACCGGCCGGACCGCTTGCGCATGGCCTTGGAGAGTCTCAACTCTCAGCAGTACCAGGATTTCGAAGTGATCGTGGTCAATGACGGCACGACTCCGGTCGAATCCGTTGTCGCTGAGATGAACCGTGCCGGACGAACGACGCTTGTGAATCATGACCGCAACCGGGGACTGGCAGGGGCGCGCAACACCGGTCTTCGCCATGCCACCGGGACCTACGTCGCCTATCTCGATGACGATGACCGCTTCCTGCCCGATCACCTGGGCACGCTCGTCGCCTTTCTCGAACGTGGCACCCATCAGGTGGCCTACACCGATGCCTGGCGTGTCACCGAACAAGAAGCGGGAGCCGAGGCGACGGTATTGCGTCGTGACCGGCCCTACTCCTATGAGTTCGATGCTCAGCGTCTGCTTGTTCACAACTATATTCCGGTGCTCTGTCTGATGCACCGGCGGTCCTGCCTCGATGAGGTGGGCTTGTTCGACGAAAGTCTGTTCGTCCATGAAGACTGGGATCTCTGGATCAGGCTCGCCACCGTCTATCCTTTTGCGCACATCGCGCAGACGACCGCAGAGTTCACGTGGAGAACCGACGGCTCATCGATGACCAGTCACGATCACGATGCCTTCTGCCGCACCACCGATATCATTTATCGAAAATACTTTCCGTACGTGGCGGCGAAGCCGACAATGCTGGAGGCACAACGACACCATTTGGCGGGGCTGAAGGGCCGGGCAAAAACGCCATCGTATGCTTGCTCGATCGTTATTCCCGTCTGGAACAATGCGGCCTTGACCCGGCAATGTCTGACGGCGCTGGCGGAGGTCACCGACGACGTAACCTATGAAGTGATTCTGGTCGATAACGGATCGACGGACGGCGTGCAGGATTTTCTCCGGACGCTCGGGGGTGACGTACAAGTGATCCGCAACGAAGAGAACCTCGGATTTGCCAAGGCCTGCAATCAGGGCGCGCGGGCGGCACGCGGCGAATTCCTGGTGTTTCTGAATAACGACACGATTCCATTGAAGGGATGGCTGTCGGCGCTGGTCGAGGACATCCGCGCCCACGCGGATGTGGCGGTGGTGGGCAGCAAACTCCTCTTCGAAGACGGGTCGATCCAACATGCCGGCGTTGCCTTCTCACGTGAATGTCTGATGCCTTACCATATGTATCGCGGAGGTCGCGCCGAGGCGGCCTGTGCAAACAGACGGCGCGAATTGCAGTGCGTCACCGCCGCATGCATGCTCGTGCGCCGTAGCGTCTTTGAGCAGGTGGATGGATTCGACGAAGGCTATCGAAACGGCTTTGAGGATGTCGATCTCTGTCTCAAAATTCGGAAGCAAGAGTGGAAGATCGTCTATCAACCCAAGAGTGTGCTCTATCACCTGGAAAGCAAGACACCGGGCAGGAAAATACATGAACTCGACAACAGCCAACGCCTCCGGGAGCGCTGGGGCGCCTGTTGGTGGGTGACGGATGAAGATCTCCTGCACTTTGAAGATGGATATGCCATTCACACGCATGTCACCGACGGCATATTGAGCTACCGTCTTCAAGTGATTGCCGACCCGGAGACCAAGACCCAACGGGCGATCCTGGCGGAGGTCCAGGGGGCAGCTCTTCGCCGCGACTTCAATGCCGTCTCCGCCTTCCTCGCGCGCGTGGATGAGTGGCCCGCAGACCCATGGATCCTGCGTTGGGGGGTGCTCGTCTGTCTCGGGGTCGCCCAACCCCAACTGGCTATTCCATTCTGGCGACGCATCCTCACCTTCGAGGAAGACGCCTATGCCCGTATCGGACTGGCGAAACAAGCGCTGGAAACAGGTGTGTTCGATGAGGCGGACTTCCATTTGACGGCGCTGCTGCAACAGGACCCTTCGCATGGAGAAGGTTGGCTGCTGCGCGGGATCGTGGCCATGCAACGCAACGCGTATCAGCAGGCGGAAGAGGCGTTCGAGCGGGCGAAACTCTCCGGTGCCGATTCACGCAAAGCCTCCTTGGGCATCGTCATGGCGGCGATGGGTGCCGGGCGGGCCGAAGCAGCCTGGTCGCAATTGATGGCCCTTTGTGCGAATGAGCCGGACGACGAAGAATGTATGCATTGGCTGCTCCGATGCGGAACCATGCTCCAACGGTGGGAGGCGGTCGCCTCGCGACTCGCGGCATTTGTCGCCCGCAATCCGGGCAATGTCGCCATGCGGTTTGCCTTGGCAGGGGTGCTCTTGCGATCCGGACGGCGAGGGGACGCGCAACGAGAATTCGAACGGCTGCGCGCACTGTCCCCGACATTCGAAGGAATGGACGAACTGGCCAGGCAACTGGCCGAGGCCGAGGGCCAACTGGTTCCAGACCATGCTGCATGA
- a CDS encoding glycosyltransferase has protein sequence MNMFNDNVARLALRDEPLAAAVKASAGGALTIEPARSGVPSARRSGRWIHSAYDPLREADTWAETHAPACREGETVVVAGVGLLYHVEALRKRLASDIVVAVLISDLNEFHDALVARPLGSWTDHIRWLSGTPVEIADRLSKTGRALRCLSYAPATHTDSDFHSAFEEALRRGVARQAGGQLTIALVGPIYGGSLPIARYVRRALETLGHKVHWIDHSVHASSYEAMGTLKDARNRQLMQGRMAEVLSQWTLASLAESPPDLVLSLAQAPLTLPVLEHLRKKKLLTAMWFVENYRHLTYWQQMAPGYDYWFVFQRGACLDAFRQAGARQVSFLPMAADPELHRPMDLSDEERRTYGADVSFVGAGYPNRRRLFPALLRRPWSFKLWGNEWDGADELQSVLQLNGARIDTDTCMKVFNATAINLNVHSTTGAGLDPQADFVNPRTFELAACGAFQFVDSRSQLPEFFTDRELVSFRNFDDIPGLVGQWLGDPAARQAMAAAARTRVLGAHTYVHRMRDLLGHIGLSQPDRVGAVLRGDRQQEALLSRCAGDAPLESLLKAFPAGQRVELKDVAARIRSKGSTATLKREELMVLMLDEYRSETRDLL, from the coding sequence ATGAATATGTTCAACGACAACGTTGCCCGGTTGGCCCTAAGGGATGAGCCTCTCGCTGCGGCGGTGAAGGCCTCGGCGGGCGGCGCACTCACGATCGAGCCGGCGCGGAGCGGCGTGCCTTCGGCGCGACGATCCGGCCGGTGGATTCACAGCGCCTATGATCCGCTCCGCGAAGCGGACACCTGGGCCGAAACCCATGCGCCCGCCTGTCGGGAAGGTGAAACCGTCGTCGTGGCCGGCGTCGGGCTGCTGTACCACGTTGAGGCACTTCGGAAAAGACTGGCGTCGGACATTGTGGTCGCGGTGCTGATCTCCGATCTCAACGAATTTCATGATGCGCTCGTCGCACGGCCCCTCGGATCATGGACCGACCACATTCGCTGGCTCTCCGGAACGCCGGTCGAGATCGCTGACCGACTGAGCAAGACGGGCCGCGCCCTGCGCTGTCTGTCCTATGCTCCGGCCACACACACGGATTCAGACTTCCACAGTGCGTTCGAGGAAGCCTTACGTCGCGGAGTCGCGCGACAGGCGGGTGGACAGCTGACGATTGCGCTGGTGGGGCCCATTTACGGCGGTTCGCTGCCGATTGCGCGTTATGTGAGACGGGCTCTGGAAACCCTCGGGCACAAGGTGCACTGGATCGATCACAGTGTGCATGCGTCAAGTTATGAGGCGATGGGGACGCTGAAAGATGCGCGCAATCGCCAACTGATGCAAGGTCGCATGGCCGAAGTCTTGAGCCAATGGACCTTGGCCTCTCTGGCCGAGTCACCTCCCGACCTCGTCTTGTCGCTGGCTCAGGCCCCGTTGACGTTGCCGGTGCTCGAACATCTCCGCAAGAAGAAGTTGCTGACCGCCATGTGGTTCGTGGAGAACTATCGCCACTTGACCTATTGGCAACAGATGGCGCCGGGGTATGACTACTGGTTCGTGTTTCAACGGGGGGCCTGTCTCGATGCCTTCCGGCAGGCGGGTGCTCGGCAGGTCAGCTTTCTGCCCATGGCGGCTGACCCCGAGCTGCATCGCCCGATGGATCTGTCGGATGAGGAACGGCGCACCTATGGTGCGGATGTCTCCTTCGTCGGCGCAGGGTATCCGAATCGCCGGCGTCTGTTCCCGGCACTGCTGCGCCGACCCTGGTCGTTCAAACTCTGGGGGAATGAGTGGGACGGAGCCGACGAGCTCCAATCCGTCCTCCAACTCAACGGCGCACGGATCGATACGGACACCTGCATGAAGGTGTTCAACGCCACGGCGATCAATTTGAATGTCCATTCCACGACCGGCGCGGGCCTTGATCCGCAAGCTGATTTCGTCAATCCACGGACTTTTGAACTGGCAGCCTGCGGCGCCTTTCAGTTCGTCGATTCTCGCTCCCAGTTGCCGGAATTTTTCACCGACCGGGAGTTAGTCTCGTTCCGGAACTTCGATGACATTCCCGGACTCGTGGGGCAATGGCTCGGAGATCCGGCGGCTCGGCAAGCCATGGCCGCTGCCGCCCGCACACGTGTCTTGGGCGCGCATACCTATGTGCATCGGATGCGGGACTTGTTGGGACACATCGGATTGTCTCAGCCCGATCGAGTCGGGGCCGTGCTGCGAGGAGACCGACAGCAAGAAGCCCTGCTCTCGCGTTGCGCCGGAGATGCGCCGCTGGAATCGCTGCTCAAGGCCTTTCCTGCCGGACAGCGGGTTGAGTTGAAGGATGTCGCCGCACGAATTCGCAGCAAAGGCTCGACCGCGACACTCAAGCGGGAAGAATTGATGGTGTTGATGTTGGATGAATACCGGAGCGAGACACGCGATCTGTTATGA